From Candidatus Rokuibacteriota bacterium, a single genomic window includes:
- a CDS encoding TetR/AcrR family transcriptional regulator — MAIGERYEGILKAACDVIARRGFHQASIREIARAAGLSLAGLYHYVGGKEELLFLVLDRSLDRLIEELDDALAEARTPELRLLALIRTHFGFGFRHAAALKIINRDWELLSGPRRDEISAKRQSYLTRGLAVLRELDPHGRSGDELLSATNLLLGMLNGIATRPFVRSPEDARTLAAEVGALFLYGFLEATPRSADLQAADIRRPA; from the coding sequence ATGGCGATCGGCGAGCGGTACGAAGGCATCCTGAAGGCGGCGTGCGACGTGATCGCGCGGCGGGGCTTCCACCAGGCCTCGATCCGCGAGATCGCCCGCGCCGCGGGGCTCTCGCTGGCAGGGCTCTATCACTACGTCGGCGGCAAGGAGGAGCTGCTCTTCCTCGTCCTCGACCGCTCGCTCGACCGCTTGATCGAAGAGCTCGACGACGCGCTCGCCGAGGCGCGCACGCCGGAGCTCAGGCTGCTCGCGCTGATCCGCACCCACTTCGGCTTCGGCTTCCGCCACGCCGCCGCGCTCAAGATCATCAACCGCGACTGGGAGCTGCTCTCCGGGCCGCGGCGCGACGAGATTTCGGCCAAGCGGCAGTCGTATCTCACGCGGGGCCTGGCGGTCCTGCGCGAGCTCGACCCCCACGGCCGCTCGGGCGACGAGCTGCTGTCGGCGACCAATCTCCTCCTCGGCATGCTCAACGGCATCGCAACCCGCCCCTTCGTGCGGTCGCCCGAGGACGCCCGGACGCTCGCGGCCGAGGTGGGGGCGCTCTTCCTCTACGGCTTCCTCGAGGCCACTCCCCGCAGTGCCGACCTCCAGGCCGCCGACATCAGGAGGCCGGCATGA
- a CDS encoding 2-hydroxyacyl-CoA dehydratase — MTADQVLAECRELVAQPIGAAAERWKAQHPDGRAVASYPVWAPVEIIHAAGMLPLAFLGGGTSVELTHADARFQSFVCSIAKSSLELGFQGLCKGVDGFVFSNICDVARNLSSIYQRNFGDVLVEYLHLPQNSTSPAVAAYMAAELKRLAARFEDAWGLRVTPTALAKSIETFNTLRTGIRALYALRIAEPQKLSTVELYTALRALTMAPPEDGIAWVNALLEDIPRRSARQRDGLRVVIEGAFCEQPPLGLLEVLEEAGCYVVEDDLMLGWRWFTSDVATDGDPFARLGAAYVDQAVPSSTRHEGREHRSTGLLEKVRRARADAVIFMPAKFCEPALFDYVLMKQGLEKAGVPHLLVEFEEKMWTFERTRNEIETFVESMLFD; from the coding sequence ATGACGGCTGACCAGGTCCTCGCAGAGTGTCGGGAGCTCGTGGCCCAGCCAATCGGCGCCGCCGCGGAGCGGTGGAAGGCGCAGCACCCCGACGGGCGGGCCGTGGCCTCCTACCCCGTCTGGGCGCCGGTCGAGATCATCCACGCGGCCGGGATGCTGCCGCTGGCGTTCCTGGGCGGCGGCACCTCCGTCGAGCTGACGCACGCCGACGCGCGCTTCCAGTCCTTCGTCTGCTCCATCGCCAAGTCGAGCCTGGAGCTGGGCTTCCAGGGGCTCTGCAAGGGTGTGGACGGCTTCGTCTTCTCCAACATCTGCGACGTCGCCCGCAACCTCTCGAGCATCTACCAGCGCAACTTCGGCGACGTCCTGGTCGAATACCTCCACCTGCCTCAGAACTCGACCTCGCCCGCCGTCGCGGCCTACATGGCCGCGGAGCTCAAGCGCCTCGCGGCGCGCTTCGAGGACGCCTGGGGCCTCCGGGTGACGCCGACGGCGCTCGCCAAGAGCATCGAGACCTTCAACACGCTCCGCACCGGCATCCGGGCGCTGTACGCCCTGAGGATCGCCGAGCCCCAGAAGCTCTCGACGGTGGAGCTCTACACCGCGCTCCGCGCGCTGACCATGGCGCCGCCCGAGGACGGCATCGCCTGGGTGAACGCGCTCCTCGAGGACATCCCGCGGCGGAGCGCGCGACAGCGCGACGGGCTGCGAGTGGTGATCGAGGGCGCCTTCTGCGAGCAGCCGCCGCTGGGGCTCCTCGAGGTGCTGGAAGAGGCCGGCTGCTACGTGGTCGAGGACGACCTCATGCTCGGCTGGCGCTGGTTCACCTCCGACGTGGCCACCGACGGCGACCCGTTCGCTCGGCTCGGGGCGGCCTACGTGGATCAGGCCGTGCCGTCCTCGACGAGGCACGAGGGCCGGGAGCACCGCTCGACCGGTCTCCTCGAGAAGGTGCGCCGCGCGCGCGCCGACGCGGTCATCTTCATGCCGGCCAAGTTCTGCGAGCCCGCGCTTTTCGACTACGTGCTGATGAAGCAGGGGCTCGAGAAGGCGGGCGTGCCGCATCTCCTGGTCGAATTCGAGGAAAAGATGTGGACCTTCGAGCGCACCCGGAACGAGATCGAAACCTTCGTCGAATCCATGCTCTTTGACTGA